One Acanthochromis polyacanthus isolate Apoly-LR-REF ecotype Palm Island unplaced genomic scaffold, KAUST_Apoly_ChrSc contig28, whole genome shotgun sequence genomic region harbors:
- the LOC127532780 gene encoding lymphokine-activated killer T-cell-originated protein kinase homolog: MEKLNASPWAVKKINSKCAAKQVAVYQQRLNEEAEVLKGINHPNIVGFRAFATAKDGSKCLAMEYGGEQSLNDVIEKRKDSLKAFPAANIEKVALHVARSLQYLHNEKKLLHGDMKSCNVVIKGNFETVKICDIGVSLQLDENMRGSVE, encoded by the exons ATGGAAAAGCTGAATGCGTCACCTTGGGCTGTTAAGAAGATCAACAGTAAATGTGCAGCCAAACAGGTGGCTGTTTACCAGCAGCGCCTCAATGAGGAGGCGGAAGTCCTGAAGGGAATCAATCACCCAAACATTGTTG GTTTCCGTGCCTTTGCCACGGCTAAAGACGGCTCCAAATGTCTGGCCATGGAGTACGGAGGAGAGCAATCCCTCAATGATGTGATAGAGAAGAGGAAGGACAGTCTGAAGGCTTTCCCTGCCGCCAACATAGAGAAAGTGGCGCTGCATGTGGCCCGCAGCCTGCAG tatctgcacaatgagaagaagctgctgcacgGCGACATGAAGTCATGCAATGTGGTCATCAAAGGCAACTTTGAGACGGTGAAAATCTGTGACATcggtgtttctctgcagctggaTGAGAACATGAGAG gctctgtagaataa